The genomic DNA gtcACGCGCACTCTAAGGGAAAGGCGAGCAAAGTCCTCGCGAAGCTGCAGCGTGTGCTCAAAGTTCCCATCACTTTCAGAAGATGATCATAAGACAGGAGGccgaccacacacacacacaacggtcACGCGCACTCTAAGGGAAAGGCGAGCAAAGTCCTCGCGAAGCTGCAGCGTGTGCTCAAAGTTCCCATCACTTTCAGAAGATGATCATAAGACAGGAGGccgaccacacacacacacaacggtcACGCGCACTCTAAGGGAAAGGCGAGCAAAGTCCTCGCGAAGCTGCAGCGTGTGCTCAAAGTTCCCATCACTTTCAGAAGATGATCATAAGACAGGAGGccgaccacacacacacacaacggtcACGCGTACTCTAAAGGAAAGGCGAGCAAAGTCCTCGCGAAGCGGCAGTGTGTCCTCAAAGCTCCCATCACTTTCAGAAGATGATCATAAgacaggagggaaaggaaatagGGACACATCAAGAGGTATGTCTTTGCATCGCACAGTCAAAGAGAAGGGTACAAGTGCTAAAGATGGAGGCGTCCTTCCACCTTTGTCACCAAGCTTCAACCTCACTTTGCCCAAAGCTCACAAAGAAGAGGCACATGACACCTACCCAAGGACCCTGGCTGTCTCCTGTGAAAGCTCTGCCTTCTCGGGGAATGTTGAGGACCATGGAGAGGTTGCCTGGAAGCCAGGCTTGGAAGGTGCAGCAGCATCCTCCAGTGCCCCTAAACAGAGGCGGTGTTATTCACTCGGTCTGGCAAATAGAAAAAGGAAGCTGCAGGTGACAGAGTTTGAGAAAGGGCTGCAAGAACTTCAACCTTCAGTCAACTCAAAGGCTATTAACCCCACCACCACTATTAAAAAGAATGCCAACAAAGAAATGGGACAAGTGGCAAGCATGGATTTTCCACAAGAGCCTTGTCCCATTGAAGGAGGAATGATGGTCTGGTTCAAATTTCAGAATCACCCATTTTGGCCTGCAGTAGTAAAGAGTGTCAGCCAAACAGAGCAGACTGCAAGGGTGCTTTTGGTTGAGGCAAACATGCACTGTGAAATGAGTGGCATTCGAGTTCCTCTTCGAAGATTAAAGCACCTGGAttgtaaagagaaagaaaaactaataaagaGAGCCAGGAAATTGTACGAGCAAAGTGTGAACTGGTGCTTCTCCCTGATTGCCCACTACAGAGAAAGGCTCAGGCGAGGTTCTTTTGCAGGCAGTTTCCTGGACTATTATGCTGCTGACATCAGTTACCCAATTAGGAAAGCCATCCAAGACAGGGATCTGGAGATTGATTTCCCAAAGGTGAATTATGCCGACCTGGAAGATTTTGAGGAGGAGACCTCCCTGGACGGGAAGAGGCCCTGCAAGAAAATTCTCCCTGACCGGATGAAGGCTGCTCGGGACCGAGCCAACCAGAAGCTAGTGGACTTCATTGTGAAAACAAAGGGGGCCGATCACCATCTTCTGGACATTGTCCAAGGCAGGAAACAGTCCAGGTGGCTGGTATCATTTAGGAATTCGAGCAGGTACGTGATCTGCGTTGAAACATACCTGGAGGACGAAGACCAGTTGGATGTGGTGGTAAGACATTTACACGAAATCTACAAACAAATAGACAAGAAAACGCTGAATCTGGTAAGGGATGACAAAGTGAGTTTTGTTCTGGAAGTTCTTCTGCCAGAAGCAATCATTTGTTCAATTGCTGCACTTGATGGATTGGATTacaaggaggcagaaaaaaagtaCCTACAGGGGCCACCTGTGCATTACCGGGAAAAAGAGCTATTTGATAAAAATAtcctaaagaaaataagaaagagataaGCAACAAGGAGCAAGACTAGTTAACTCCCCCTGTACCCACACTTTAGCAGGAAGACCTCTCATCACCCTGTCTGTATGAAATGTGTGATCGTTCCACTCTCTATGGCATGTAAATATGTTCTGGAAATTTGAGACCTTGGGAATACGCTGGATTCATTTTGGATCCATCTCTAGCACTTGTGGGTAGCACAGTCATCATCTTTTCTAGTACCCAAATGCCTCAcaaattaatttgttaaaatattgcAAACAGTTGTGCTTCCCTCTACTTGCTTGGATGTGTAACTGTCCAGATGTTTTCCTAACATGGCTTTTAACCgtacttcatattttaatatagcacacacacattattttattacatgaaaGAGCACTGGTATCAAACATTAAGCAAcgatcatttttaaaatccaagatAGACTCTTACAGAAACAATCTGCAATCTCTCATTCCTTTTGTGACACCTGAGTATAAATGATTGGGTTCCTTCTTAAGATAATTCCTGAATTTTTTCTGCCACgcttgtttgtttgggaaaaataGCCCTGAGAGCTGAAACCAATGACAGAgatgttttctatatattatcaCTACCTTCAAATGGTTCTTGCAAAAGCAGTCTGGAATCCAAAGTTAATGGATCATTTGCACGTAGTCCACACGTGGGTGAATGAAATCTCAACGTGCAGTAAACATTTTGCCAGCCTGTGAAAGATTGTTAAAACTCTACATTTCCCTGAGATTCCACTTACGGAAGTAGCTCTTGTTCAATGGCTGAATGGTTTCCTTAAAACAGACAGGCTCCTGGCTGTCTTCTTAACTGACTGGATCCTTTGCGTATACTGCTTTATCCCCATGTGGATGACAACTAGACTAATCGTACACACCGTTTACCTATTTTAGACCTAGGAGTCCAGGCTCACTGCTAAGAGCCTGTCTGATTGGCACAAATTGTAGGAAAGCTCGCATTTTGCTCTGGACCTGTGTGCCCTAAAATGCAGTCGTTTGTCTGAAGCTAAGCAAGCTTTCTCTTTTGACTTATTCATTGACTAGCCCTGACAGGTTCCAACTGTTATGCAGGCTGGAAAGTCATTCCAGGCTGCTTGAGCAATAGATGGACCGGGATCTGGGAACTTGGAAATGGGCTACAGAAAAGTATCCGTTTGGCTAAATATGGCTGTTGTCAGAATACAATGAGACATATGTAACTAAAAGATAAATTCTGAAGCCCGTGAATTGTTATCCTACTTGAAACGAGAGTTTTTTCAGACAAAAAATGTTGGGAAAGctagtttacttttaaaacttgttgtgaaaataaacactaaaggtTTAATATACACCTGAGTGCATTTTTATTCTCAGAGAGAGTCAACTGTCACTCACAGGCCCATGTTATGTGTCCACATGGCCgtgtgatttgtgtgtgtgtaaaattttcaAGAGCTAGCTGTTTTGATTCACGATAAAACCACTGTATCTTTCACCTTGAACTTTTGCTTCATcatatttatatagatagatgaatagatgatagatagatagacacataatattttggaattttagtAATTTAGTTGTCACCTTTATGGTTcattataaattttcttctaatcctaaatattcacttttgtacttgttttcataattttagaaGAGAACCTTCCAAATGGTGTAAGCTTCAGGCCCAACAGAACCTTTTGGGACTCTGCCTGAGAGTCACCAATGACTCCTGAGGCATTCTGCATGAGCTCGTCCACATGACGTTCTCATGGTCCTGGAAAGTACTTGGAAACACACCATCTCCACACTCTGTGTGGACCTTGTGCACTGGAACAACACACGTTAGTTCCTCTATAAACATCATGTCGCTGAGTCAAATGTGTCACTCAACTTCAGCTTTCTCATATAGCCATATTTGGCTCtacattctaatattttcttcactacctcattcattcattcattcattcattcattcactgagctGTCCATTGATTCATAGCATTGTGAGTCAGTAGAGTAAGATGTGGTTTAAGACCGCTCTGAGGATAAATTTCAGGTGCCACAGAAAGAAGATTGGCATCATGGAATGATGACCTATAAGTGAAACCAGAACCCCAGATTTTCCCATACTTGTGAGATCGTGGGTGTCTCTTGGTTGGGGATGACGGGAAAGGACCTGGTCCCTCCTGGGGTGTCATTGATGCCAGAGGCAGTCACTGAAGAAGAAAGACATGCCTAGGACATACATCTATTCTCCTCCAGGATCACATTTGGGGTATGCAGCTGGATTGGGGGCTGGCTGTGTAGACTGTGAGATACCTTACAGCTTGAACAGTTGTAGTTGTTAAGGTGGCTCTAAGATTGCCCTAAACTGGTTCTCTAtcatgggtgtgtgtgtctgaCGGGATAGCCCAATCTGTCACCCACCCTAATCTACTGGATTAAGGAGACCTCCTCTCCTCTAGTCATAAGGCAGATGGTGGAATATCAGGTCCTGATCCTAACTGTTGGTTGGCAGAGCTGCATGGAGATGGCATGCACAGAATTTACAGGTTTCCATATTTATGTATGAATCTGACAAAGAAAAAGTGGAACCCCGAGACACGCTATAGTGACCAGCAGGAGAACACTGAATACCCAGAATCCTCCTGAAACCTCACCTGGGCATTATCAACTCCCTAATGTTTGCTACTGGAGAGAAGCTGCCTCACTCCTGGAGAGCCTGCAAAGACCTCATCTAGGGCAGCTGCCTGAACAGATGTTGCTTCTCTTATTCAACATTAATCTCTGCTAACTTTCATTGCTATCGGACTAATAACAAGGGCAGGTAAGACTAGGTAAGATCACagcacaggaaaacaaaataaagttttgtttggaTGGGAAATGCCTTACATTCAGAAAAACTGTAGGACGTGGCTCATGTCTACTTGCATgaagtgagataatatatgtgcCAATGGATTTTGAGAATATTGAGCCTGCAAGTCAGGGGACAGAATATAAGTCAATATGGGGGAGAACCTAATAACGTGGGAGCACAGAGATGTGACTCAGGGTTTGATGTCCTTAAAGGGGCCAACCCAGCAGCCTAATATGCATGTTATATAAGCTTGGACAACAACAGTCTACAGTAAATGGCATGGAAATATTGGAAAATTGAGGAATTGGCGAGAAGGTCCAGGGCGGAAGGTTTTTAGCTGTGATTTGTAACGTGAGATCAGATGTCCTACCTCCAGCCTCTGTTTCTTTGGAGGGCAGAGAAGTCACTGCTCAAAT from Leopardus geoffroyi isolate Oge1 chromosome X, O.geoffroyi_Oge1_pat1.0, whole genome shotgun sequence includes the following:
- the LOC123595405 gene encoding PWWP domain-containing DNA repair factor 3B-like; this translates as MAAEYILCNWKGHIWPAKALSRSGISPKYMRKRPLSLEVQILSVGKKIKVKRTDIKLLNESQIESLLVAQSKASVPPGQKVAYRNALKVALEILNKRANFGPARASDGLETTTPSQRRPQMQARKKYRKPKGTLLRSLRKRKNLKSLLVCSQNKNAPDSGPSQAHTTITHTLRERRAKSSRSCSMCSKFPSLSEDDHKTGGRPHTHTTVTRTLRERRAKSSRSCSMCSKFPSLSEDDHKTGGRPHTHTTVTRTLRERRAKSSRSCSVCSKFPSLSEDDHKTGGRPHTHTTVTRTLRERRAKSSRSCSVCSKFPSLSEDDHKTGGRPHTHTTVTRTLRERRAKSSRSCSVCSKFPSLSEDDHKTGGRPHTHTTVTRTLKERRAKSSRSGSVSSKLPSLSEDDHKTGGKGNRDTSRGMSLHRTVKEKGTSAKDGGVLPPLSPSFNLTLPKAHKEEAHDTYPRTLAVSCESSAFSGNVEDHGEVAWKPGLEGAAASSSAPKQRRCYSLGLANRKRKLQVTEFEKGLQELQPSVNSKAINPTTTIKKNANKEMGQVASMDFPQEPCPIEGGMMVWFKFQNHPFWPAVVKSVSQTEQTARVLLVEANMHCEMSGIRVPLRRLKHLDCKEKEKLIKRARKLYEQSVNWCFSLIAHYRERLRRGSFAGSFLDYYAADISYPIRKAIQDRDLEIDFPKVNYADLEDFEEETSLDGKRPCKKILPDRMKAARDRANQKLVDFIVKTKGADHHLLDIVQGRKQSRWLVSFRNSSRYVICVETYLEDEDQLDVVVRHLHEIYKQIDKKTLNLVRDDKVSFVLEVLLPEAIICSIAALDGLDYKEAEKKYLQGPPVHYREKELFDKNILKKIRKR